Sequence from the Leptospira johnsonii genome:
CCTGTTCCGAGAAAAAAGTCTCTAACAAGACTTTGCTTTCTTCCCTTAAGACTGGATTGGTTCTCGTAGGAACTTCTTTCCCATTCTCTCAATATTCCTAAGAATACGCTTCCTAATACGAATAATACCAGGAAGACCAAAAGGAATTCTCTGAAGTTTGCGATCCAAACCGGAGCGGTCCCTCCCTTTTGAAGAGAAAGATCTTCTAAATAAACTCTGAGGAAGTAAATCCCTAAAGAGACAAAGCCCAATCCGGACGAGATGAGTAAGTTGATTTCCTTATCTTCTTTTTTAGAACCTTTATAAGATAAAAATCCGGAACCGGCAATGACGGAAAATACTAGAATGGAAATCGCCCATCTTAACCCCGCGCTTGAAAAGGATTCATAAACCGGAAAGAAGAGTAATAAAAATACGATGGATGCCCAGGAAAGAATTCTGGAAATTAGATTTGATCTCATCCTCTCCATCTCCTAGATTCCAAAACTTTCACGGTCAGATAAAGAAAGAAAATCGTTCCGCTGATAAAGAAAACAGTACTGCTCAAAGGGAGCACTCCTTTCGAAAAACTAATAAAATGGGTGAATATATGCAAGTGGAACAAAACGCTTCGGGTAGCAGCATCGAATAAATGAGAGAAGTATCCGATCACCCAAAGAGTTAACAAGATTGCGATAGAGATCAAAAGAGAGATCATTTGGTTTTTTCCCAAACTGGATCCGAACAATCCTACTGCAAAAGTAAATAGCCCAAGCAAGAACACTCCGATCGTTCCGGAAGCGACTATGTATAAAGGAGCTTTCCAGAAGAAATATAGAAAGAGCGGAAAGAGTCCATCCACCGCTACGGAGATGATCGCGCAAACAAATGTCCC
This genomic interval carries:
- a CDS encoding ABC transporter permease, which codes for MFRNIKWIFLKEVRVFFGTYLAPLVLGGTAFLNSLFVLILNFNSGTNYTETTIITFISFMSTMLIAMLIVAMGSITEEKNRGTLEFLFTAPISDLEIVVGKFLFGTFVCAIISVAVDGLFPLFLYFFWKAPLYIVASGTIGVFLLGLFTFAVGLFGSSLGKNQMISLLISIAILLTLWVIGYFSHLFDAATRSVLFHLHIFTHFISFSKGVLPLSSTVFFISGTIFFLYLTVKVLESRRWRG